In the genome of Candidatus Nitrosotalea sinensis, the window GAAGTAACAAAAGGTGACATTTTGCTTGACGGACAGAGCATATTAGATCTTTCAACAGATGAAAGATCAAAGAAAGGACTGTTCTTAGCATTTCAATATCCAACCGAAGTTTCAGGTGTAGGATATTCTCATTTTCTTAGAACTGCATACAATGCATTAAGCAAATCACTTGCAGATGAAAAAAGAGAAGTCTTTCTCACAGTAAGAGAGTTTCAAAATTATCTAAAGAAGAATCTTGATGAAGTAGGACTAAAACATGATTTCCTTTCTAGATATCTCAATGAAGGATTCTCAGGAGGAGAGAAAAAAAGATCAGAGGTTTTACAGATGGCAGTACTCCAGCCAAGAATTTCAATACTTGATGAACCAGATTCAGGTCTTGACATTGATGCAGTACAAGCAGTTGCCAAGGCAATTAGTGCAGTATCAAGAAAAGATGCAACAGTGATTGTAATTACACACTATGCAAGAATACTCAAGTTCCTTGACAAGCTTGACTATGTGCATGTCATGGCACAGGGTAAGATGATAAAAGAAGGTCCAAAGGAGCTTGCTGATGAACTAGAACAAAAAGGCTATGCTTGGCTTGGAATCCAAGATACATAAGAGAATAAAACTTTCTAAAATAATTGTAAACAGTCATGAATCCAGGAGACAATACGCCGGATTTTGAGTTAGAAGCAAATACGGGAGAGAAAATTAGACTTTATTCATACATAGGAAAAAAAGAGATTATTTTATTTTTTTACGTAAAAGACAACACTCCGGGTTGTACTACAGAAGTAAAAGGCGTAAAGGAAAATTATCAGAAAATATTAGACAGATATGAGGTATTTGGAATAAATCATGATTCCATAAAGTCTCATGTCGATTTTTGCAGCAAGCATGATCTACCATTTAGAATACTATCAGACCCTGGCAAGAAAGTGGCTTCCATGTATGATGCAAGGGGTGCTCTTGGTGCATATACAAAAAGAATAACATACCTAATAGGGGTTGATGGCAAGATAAAAGAGATAGTTCATGGTATGAGTGCGTCAAATCACATAGAATTCATCCAAAGACTGGGCCAATCAAAAATTTAATAAAAAAAAGACAATAATGGTGTCTAAAGTTTCTTACATACATATACAAACCTGATTTTTCAATTATACCATCATGCAAATAGACAATCAACCAAAATCAGATGAATTTTACACAAACTGTATGAGATATTTTGAAGCACTACGAAAGACTGGAAAGCAGGACTTTGGTTTTGAAGATGAATTTTTCTACACCATGCCTGCCATGTCAGAGAAGATAGTCAGCGAACAATAGAACACGGTTTCAGTTATATATTCAGTATAGGGATCTCTGGTTGCAGAGGTACCGAAGCCCGGTCAACCGAGAGGGACTCAAGATCTTTCATAAGATATCCCTTCCCTTAGGGGTTCGTGGGTTCAAATCCCACCCTCTGCATCTTTCTTGTCTTTGTTTACAGTTTGGCTCATCAAAACCTCGTGATTTTCGTCCATGACAATCCATGCTAGTGTTTATTAGAAAATTTTGCCATACCAGAATATAATGGGAGAAAAAAGGGACAAAATACCAGGCCCAAAGGCGCTGCGTGTCATTAATACCATGAAAAAACATGCCTATGATTCCACATTCATGTACTCCTTGGTTATTTCACATGGTCATAATTGTATCATAGAAGATATTGATGGAAACAAGTACCTAGATTTCACATCAAACATAGGGGCATGTCCTCTAGGATATTCACATCCAGACATAATAGAGACACTTGC includes:
- the sufC gene encoding Fe-S cluster assembly ATPase SufC translates to MAILEIKDLHVQRDGKEILKGVNLKTGPGEIHAIMGPNGSGKSTLSYTILGHPKYEVTKGDILLDGQSILDLSTDERSKKGLFLAFQYPTEVSGVGYSHFLRTAYNALSKSLADEKREVFLTVREFQNYLKKNLDEVGLKHDFLSRYLNEGFSGGEKKRSEVLQMAVLQPRISILDEPDSGLDIDAVQAVAKAISAVSRKDATVIVITHYARILKFLDKLDYVHVMAQGKMIKEGPKELADELEQKGYAWLGIQDT
- a CDS encoding peroxiredoxin; translated protein: MNPGDNTPDFELEANTGEKIRLYSYIGKKEIILFFYVKDNTPGCTTEVKGVKENYQKILDRYEVFGINHDSIKSHVDFCSKHDLPFRILSDPGKKVASMYDARGALGAYTKRITYLIGVDGKIKEIVHGMSASNHIEFIQRLGQSKI